From a single Peromyscus maniculatus bairdii isolate BWxNUB_F1_BW_parent chromosome 4, HU_Pman_BW_mat_3.1, whole genome shotgun sequence genomic region:
- the Ntmt1 gene encoding N-terminal Xaa-Pro-Lys N-methyltransferase 1 isoform X3 produces MDKPRSKAVAGDSVAGDIMTSEVIEDEKQFYSKAKTYWKQIPPTVDGMLGGYGHISNIDLNSSRKFLQRFLREGPNKTGTSCALDCGAGIGRITKRLLLPLFRVVDMVDVTEDFLAKAKTYLGEEGKRVRNYFCCGLQDFSPEPSSYDVIWIQWVIGHLTDQHLAEFLRRCKQGLRPNGIIVIKDNMAQEGVILDDVDSSVCRDLEVVRRIIRSAGLSLLAEERQENLPDEIYHVYSFALR; encoded by the exons agGAGCAAAGCTGTGGCTGGTGACAGCGTAGCTGGTGACATCATGACAAGTGAAGTGATTGAAGATGAGAAACAGTTTTATTCCAAGGCCAAGACCTACTGGAAGCAGATCCCGCCCACGGTGGACGGCATGCTTGGGGGGTATGGCCACATCTCCAACATCGACCTCAACAGCTCCCGGAAGTTTCTGCAGAGGTTTTTAAGG GAAGGACCGAACAAGACGGGGACTTCCTGTGCCCTAGACTGTGGCGCTGGCATTGGCAGGATCACCAAGCGCCTGCTCCTGCCGCTCTTCAGAGTGGTGGACATGGTGGACGTGACAGAGGACTTCCTGGCCAAAGCCAAGACCTACCTGGGGGAAGAGGGCAAGAGGGTGAGGAACTACTTCTGCTGTGGGCTACAGGACTTCAGCCCAGAGCCCAGCTCCTATGATGTGATCTGGATCCAGTGGGTGATAG GCCACCTGACAGATCAGCACCTGGCTGAGTTTCTGCGCCGCTGCAAGCAAGGCCTGCGCCCCAATGGCATCATCGTCATCAAAGACAACATGGCCCAGGAGGGTGTGATCCTGGACGATGTGGATAGCAGCGTGTGCCGTGACCTCGAGGTGGTCCGCCGGATCATCCGTAGTgcaggcctcagcctcctggccgAGGAGCGCCAGGAGAACCTGCCAGATGAAATCTACCACGTCTACAGCTTTGCCCTGAGATGA
- the Ntmt1 gene encoding N-terminal Xaa-Pro-Lys N-methyltransferase 1 isoform X4 translates to MTSEVIEDEKQFYSKAKTYWKQIPPTVDGMLGGYGHISNIDLNSSRKFLQRFLREGPNKTGTSCALDCGAGIGRITKRLLLPLFRVVDMVDVTEDFLAKAKTYLGEEGKRVRNYFCCGLQDFSPEPSSYDVIWIQWVIGHLTDQHLAEFLRRCKQGLRPNGIIVIKDNMAQEGVILDDVDSSVCRDLEVVRRIIRSAGLSLLAEERQENLPDEIYHVYSFALR, encoded by the exons ATGACAAGTGAAGTGATTGAAGATGAGAAACAGTTTTATTCCAAGGCCAAGACCTACTGGAAGCAGATCCCGCCCACGGTGGACGGCATGCTTGGGGGGTATGGCCACATCTCCAACATCGACCTCAACAGCTCCCGGAAGTTTCTGCAGAGGTTTTTAAGG GAAGGACCGAACAAGACGGGGACTTCCTGTGCCCTAGACTGTGGCGCTGGCATTGGCAGGATCACCAAGCGCCTGCTCCTGCCGCTCTTCAGAGTGGTGGACATGGTGGACGTGACAGAGGACTTCCTGGCCAAAGCCAAGACCTACCTGGGGGAAGAGGGCAAGAGGGTGAGGAACTACTTCTGCTGTGGGCTACAGGACTTCAGCCCAGAGCCCAGCTCCTATGATGTGATCTGGATCCAGTGGGTGATAG GCCACCTGACAGATCAGCACCTGGCTGAGTTTCTGCGCCGCTGCAAGCAAGGCCTGCGCCCCAATGGCATCATCGTCATCAAAGACAACATGGCCCAGGAGGGTGTGATCCTGGACGATGTGGATAGCAGCGTGTGCCGTGACCTCGAGGTGGTCCGCCGGATCATCCGTAGTgcaggcctcagcctcctggccgAGGAGCGCCAGGAGAACCTGCCAGATGAAATCTACCACGTCTACAGCTTTGCCCTGAGATGA
- the Asb6 gene encoding ankyrin repeat and SOCS box protein 6 isoform X2 gives MPFLHGFRRIIFEYQPLVDAILGALGIQDLERQEPLDDYAAGEESRILVLTELLEQKTHSPFYQEGVSNALLKMAELGLTRAAAVLLQRGANLNFEDPVTYYTALHIAVLRNQPDMVELLVRHGADINRRDRVRRSCTLWPAATVCRSITPTTSGSSWREGQMSRPPPKMETLCSHASFSCWGRLSVGTRRRPR, from the exons ATGCCGTTCCTGCACGGCTTCCGCAGGATCATCTTCGAGTACCAGCCCCTGGTGGATGCCATCCTGGGAGCCCTGGGCATCCAGGACTTGGAGCGGCAGGAGCCCCTGGACGA TTACGCTGCCGGCGAGGAGAGCCGCATCCTAGTCCTCACGGAGCTGCTGGAGCAGAAGACCCACTCTCCATTCTACCAGGAAGGTGTGAGCAACGCCTTGCTGAAGATGGCCGAGCTGGGCCTGACTCGGGCAGCCGCCGTCCTCCTGCAGCGTGGGGCCAACCTCAATTTTGAAG ACCCCGTTACCTATTACACAGCCCTGCATATCGCTGTCCTGAGGAACCAGCCCGACATGGTGGAGTTGCTGGTGCGCCATGGGGCTGACATCAACCGGAGGGACCGGGTAAGG CGCTCCTGCACGCTCTGGCCAGCAGCGACGGTGTGCAGATCCATAACACCGACAACATCCGGCTCCTCCTGGAGGGAG GGGCAGATGTCAAGGCCACCACCAAAGATGGAGACACTGTGTTCACATGCATCATTTTCCTGCTGGGGGAGACTGTCTGTGGGGACAAGGAGGAGGCCCCGATGA
- the Ntmt1 gene encoding N-terminal Xaa-Pro-Lys N-methyltransferase 1 isoform X1, with the protein MGSLTFHVPGFLFCPRSKAVAGDSVAGDIMTSEVIEDEKQFYSKAKTYWKQIPPTVDGMLGGYGHISNIDLNSSRKFLQRFLREGPNKTGTSCALDCGAGIGRITKRLLLPLFRVVDMVDVTEDFLAKAKTYLGEEGKRVRNYFCCGLQDFSPEPSSYDVIWIQWVIGHLTDQHLAEFLRRCKQGLRPNGIIVIKDNMAQEGVILDDVDSSVCRDLEVVRRIIRSAGLSLLAEERQENLPDEIYHVYSFALR; encoded by the exons ATGGGCTCCCTGACCTTCCATGTGCCCGGTTTCCTCTTCTGCCCA agGAGCAAAGCTGTGGCTGGTGACAGCGTAGCTGGTGACATCATGACAAGTGAAGTGATTGAAGATGAGAAACAGTTTTATTCCAAGGCCAAGACCTACTGGAAGCAGATCCCGCCCACGGTGGACGGCATGCTTGGGGGGTATGGCCACATCTCCAACATCGACCTCAACAGCTCCCGGAAGTTTCTGCAGAGGTTTTTAAGG GAAGGACCGAACAAGACGGGGACTTCCTGTGCCCTAGACTGTGGCGCTGGCATTGGCAGGATCACCAAGCGCCTGCTCCTGCCGCTCTTCAGAGTGGTGGACATGGTGGACGTGACAGAGGACTTCCTGGCCAAAGCCAAGACCTACCTGGGGGAAGAGGGCAAGAGGGTGAGGAACTACTTCTGCTGTGGGCTACAGGACTTCAGCCCAGAGCCCAGCTCCTATGATGTGATCTGGATCCAGTGGGTGATAG GCCACCTGACAGATCAGCACCTGGCTGAGTTTCTGCGCCGCTGCAAGCAAGGCCTGCGCCCCAATGGCATCATCGTCATCAAAGACAACATGGCCCAGGAGGGTGTGATCCTGGACGATGTGGATAGCAGCGTGTGCCGTGACCTCGAGGTGGTCCGCCGGATCATCCGTAGTgcaggcctcagcctcctggccgAGGAGCGCCAGGAGAACCTGCCAGATGAAATCTACCACGTCTACAGCTTTGCCCTGAGATGA
- the Ntmt1 gene encoding N-terminal Xaa-Pro-Lys N-methyltransferase 1 isoform X5 translates to MVDVTEDFLAKAKTYLGEEGKRVRNYFCCGLQDFSPEPSSYDVIWIQWVIGHLTDQHLAEFLRRCKQGLRPNGIIVIKDNMAQEGVILDDVDSSVCRDLEVVRRIIRSAGLSLLAEERQENLPDEIYHVYSFALR, encoded by the exons ATGGTGGACGTGACAGAGGACTTCCTGGCCAAAGCCAAGACCTACCTGGGGGAAGAGGGCAAGAGGGTGAGGAACTACTTCTGCTGTGGGCTACAGGACTTCAGCCCAGAGCCCAGCTCCTATGATGTGATCTGGATCCAGTGGGTGATAG GCCACCTGACAGATCAGCACCTGGCTGAGTTTCTGCGCCGCTGCAAGCAAGGCCTGCGCCCCAATGGCATCATCGTCATCAAAGACAACATGGCCCAGGAGGGTGTGATCCTGGACGATGTGGATAGCAGCGTGTGCCGTGACCTCGAGGTGGTCCGCCGGATCATCCGTAGTgcaggcctcagcctcctggccgAGGAGCGCCAGGAGAACCTGCCAGATGAAATCTACCACGTCTACAGCTTTGCCCTGAGATGA
- the Ntmt1 gene encoding N-terminal Xaa-Pro-Lys N-methyltransferase 1 isoform X2 has product MCPVSSSAQWRSKAVAGDSVAGDIMTSEVIEDEKQFYSKAKTYWKQIPPTVDGMLGGYGHISNIDLNSSRKFLQRFLREGPNKTGTSCALDCGAGIGRITKRLLLPLFRVVDMVDVTEDFLAKAKTYLGEEGKRVRNYFCCGLQDFSPEPSSYDVIWIQWVIGHLTDQHLAEFLRRCKQGLRPNGIIVIKDNMAQEGVILDDVDSSVCRDLEVVRRIIRSAGLSLLAEERQENLPDEIYHVYSFALR; this is encoded by the exons ATGTGCCCGGTTTCCTCTTCTGCCCAGTGG agGAGCAAAGCTGTGGCTGGTGACAGCGTAGCTGGTGACATCATGACAAGTGAAGTGATTGAAGATGAGAAACAGTTTTATTCCAAGGCCAAGACCTACTGGAAGCAGATCCCGCCCACGGTGGACGGCATGCTTGGGGGGTATGGCCACATCTCCAACATCGACCTCAACAGCTCCCGGAAGTTTCTGCAGAGGTTTTTAAGG GAAGGACCGAACAAGACGGGGACTTCCTGTGCCCTAGACTGTGGCGCTGGCATTGGCAGGATCACCAAGCGCCTGCTCCTGCCGCTCTTCAGAGTGGTGGACATGGTGGACGTGACAGAGGACTTCCTGGCCAAAGCCAAGACCTACCTGGGGGAAGAGGGCAAGAGGGTGAGGAACTACTTCTGCTGTGGGCTACAGGACTTCAGCCCAGAGCCCAGCTCCTATGATGTGATCTGGATCCAGTGGGTGATAG GCCACCTGACAGATCAGCACCTGGCTGAGTTTCTGCGCCGCTGCAAGCAAGGCCTGCGCCCCAATGGCATCATCGTCATCAAAGACAACATGGCCCAGGAGGGTGTGATCCTGGACGATGTGGATAGCAGCGTGTGCCGTGACCTCGAGGTGGTCCGCCGGATCATCCGTAGTgcaggcctcagcctcctggccgAGGAGCGCCAGGAGAACCTGCCAGATGAAATCTACCACGTCTACAGCTTTGCCCTGAGATGA
- the Asb6 gene encoding ankyrin repeat and SOCS box protein 6 isoform X1, which yields MPFLHGFRRIIFEYQPLVDAILGALGIQDLERQEPLDDYAAGEESRILVLTELLEQKTHSPFYQEGVSNALLKMAELGLTRAAAVLLQRGANLNFEDPVTYYTALHIAVLRNQPDMVELLVRHGADINRRDRIHESSPLDLASEEPERLPCLQRLLDLGADVNAADKNGKTALLHALASSDGVQIHNTDNIRLLLEGGADVKATTKDGDTVFTCIIFLLGETVCGDKEEAPMINRFCFQVTQLLLAHGADPSECPAHESLTHICLKSFKMHFPLLRFLLESGAAYNCSLHGASCWSGFNLIFERLCSHPGCAEDESHVELLHKAETVLDLMVTSSQRLQLPENFNIHPVGSLAGKIQALHASLRQLESCPPPLKHLCRVSIRLCLRPWPVDTKVKALPLPDRLKWYLLSAHSGTEDSC from the exons ATGCCGTTCCTGCACGGCTTCCGCAGGATCATCTTCGAGTACCAGCCCCTGGTGGATGCCATCCTGGGAGCCCTGGGCATCCAGGACTTGGAGCGGCAGGAGCCCCTGGACGA TTACGCTGCCGGCGAGGAGAGCCGCATCCTAGTCCTCACGGAGCTGCTGGAGCAGAAGACCCACTCTCCATTCTACCAGGAAGGTGTGAGCAACGCCTTGCTGAAGATGGCCGAGCTGGGCCTGACTCGGGCAGCCGCCGTCCTCCTGCAGCGTGGGGCCAACCTCAATTTTGAAG ACCCCGTTACCTATTACACAGCCCTGCATATCGCTGTCCTGAGGAACCAGCCCGACATGGTGGAGTTGCTGGTGCGCCATGGGGCTGACATCAACCGGAGGGACCGG ATTCATGAGAGCAGCCCCTTAGATCTGGCCAGCGAGGAACCTGAACGCCTGCCCTGTCTGCAGCGCCTCTTGGATCTTGGTGCAGATGTCAATGCGGCTGACAAGAATG gGAAGACAGCGCTCCTGCACGCTCTGGCCAGCAGCGACGGTGTGCAGATCCATAACACCGACAACATCCGGCTCCTCCTGGAGGGAG GGGCAGATGTCAAGGCCACCACCAAAGATGGAGACACTGTGTTCACATGCATCATTTTCCTGCTGGGGGAGACTGTCTGTGGGGACAAGGAGGAGGCCCCGATGATCAACCGCTTCTGCTTCCAAGTCACACAGCTTCTGCTGGCCCACGGGGCCGACCCCAGCGAGTGCCCCGCCCACGAGTCCCTCACACACATCTGCCTCAAGAGCTTCAAGATGCACTTCCCGCTGCTGCGCTTCCTGCTGGAGTCGGGGGCCGCCTACAACTGCTCCCTGCATGGTGCGTCCTGTTGGTCTGGCTTCAACCTCATTTTTGAGAGGCTGTGTTCCCACCCGGGCTGTGCCGAGGACGAGAGCCACGTCGAGCTTCTGCACAAGGCTGAGACCGTGCTGGACCTCATGGTGACCAGCTCCCAGAGGCTCCAGCTGCCCGAGAACTTCAACATCCACCCAGTGGGTAGCTTGGCAGGGAAGATCCAGGCCCTGCATGCCTCCCTGAGGCAGCTGGAGAGCTGCCCACCGCCTCTCAAACACCTGTGCCGCGTGTCCATCCGGCTGTGCCTGCGGCCGTGGCCTGTGGACACCAAGGTCAAAGCCCTGCCCCTGCCTGACAGACTCAAGTGGTACCTGCTCAGCGCACACAGTGGCACAGAAGACAGCTGCTGA